The DNA sequence CAGTGAGCGTGTGCCGACGCCTTCCCACCCGAATGCGTCGGCACGCGCTCACCCGTCGCCGGGCCTGAGCCCCCCTACTTGACCACGTTGATCATCTTGCCGGGCACCACGATGACTTTCTTGGGGTGCGCGCCACCCAACAGCTCCACGATGCGCTCGTCAGCCAGCGCCGCCGCTTCGATGTCGGCCTTCGCCATGTCCGCGGGCACGGTGATGCGGCTGCGCACCTTGCCGTTGACCTGGATCGGGTACTCGACCGTGTCCTCCACCAGGTACTTCTCGTCGGCGGTGGGGAAGGGGCCGTGCGCCAGCGAATCCCCGTGGCCCAGCAGCGACCACATCTCCTCCGCCAGGTGCGGGGCCACCGGGCCGAGCATGAGCACCAATGGCTCCACGGCGGCCCGCGGCGCGCCCGCCGGGTAGGCCTTGGTCAGGTGGTTGGTGTATTCGATGAGTTTGGCCACCGCGGTATTGTCGTGCAGCGCCGCGTAGTCCTCACGCACGCCGGCGATCGCCTTGTGCAAGGCCCGCAGCGTCGCCTCGTCGGGCTCGTCGTCCGTCACCGTGACGGAACCGGACTCCTCGTCCACCACGAGGCGCCACGCGCGCTGCAGGAACCGCTGCGCGCCCACGACGTCCTTGGTGGCCCAGGCGCGCGACGCGTCGAGCGGCCCCATCGACATTTCGTACACCCGCAGGGTGTCGGCGCCGTACTGCTCGCAGATGTCGTCCGGCGCGACGGAATTCTTGAGGCTCTTCCCCATCTTGCCGTACTCACGGTGCACTTTCTGCTCCGTGCCGTCCGCATGCACCAGATAGAACCCGCCTTCGCGCTCGACCACGTCGTCGGCGGGCACGTAGATGCCGCGGTCGTCGGTGTAGGCGTAGGCCTGGATGTAGCCCTGGTTGAACAGGCGCCGGTACGGCTCCTTGGACGAGACGTGCCCCAGGTCGAAGAGCACCTTGTGCCAGAACCGCGCGTACAGCAGGTGCAGTACCGCGTGCTCGAGCCCGCCCACATACAGGTCCACCCCGCCCGGGTCGGCCGCGCCGTGCTCGGCGGGCCGGGGGCCCATCCAGTAGCGCTCGTTCTCCGGATCGCAGAACGCCTCGGTGTTCGTCGGGTCGATGTACCGCAGCTGGTACCAGGAGCTTCCGGCCCACTGCGGCATGACGTTGGTGTCGCGGCTGTAGTGCCGGAGCCCGTCGCCCAGGTCCAGCTCCACATTCACCCAGTCGACGGCCTTGGCCAGCGGCGGCGACGGCTCGGAGTCGCGGTCGTCCGGGTCGAAGCTCACCGGCCGGTAGTCCTCCACCTCCGGAAGCTCCACCGGCAGCATCGATTCCGGCAGGCCGTGCGCCTCGCCGGTATCGTCGTAGACCACCGGGAACGGCTCACCCCAGTAGCGTTGCCGTGCGAACAGCCAGTCCCGCAGCTTGTACTGGATCGTGCCGGTGCCCACGCCGTGGCCCTCGAGCCACTCGGTGACGGTGCGCTTCGCCTCGTCGACGGCCATGCCGTTGATGTCGAGACCCTCGACGTTGGCCGAGTTCACCGCGAAACCGTCACCCGCATAGGCGCTCTCGGTCACGTCGACAGCAGATTCGCCGGCGGCCGCATCGTCGTTGCCCTCGCCTGCACGCACCACCTCGACGATGGGCAGCCCGAAGGCCGTGGCGAACTCCCAGTCGCGCTGATCGTGCCCGGGCACCGCCATGATGGCGCCGGTGCCGTAGCCGGTGAGGACGTAGTCGGCGATGAACACCGGCACCTGCGCACCGTTGACCGGGTTCACCGCGTAGCTGCCGGTGAACACGCCCGTCTTGTCCTTGTTCTCCTGGCGTTCCAGGTCGGACTTCGACGCGATGGCG is a window from the Tomitella gaofuii genome containing:
- a CDS encoding class I tRNA ligase family protein, with protein sequence MVTPVTDSASRSTATPAGAVSAPDAAPPHRYTAHKAGEIEQRWQRSWESAGTFHAPNPTGPLAGAVPDDKLFVLDMFPYPSGAGLHVGHPLGFIATDVYARYHRMAGRNVLHTMGFDAFGLPAEQYAVQTGTHPRTTTEQNIQRYLGQIRRLGLGHDERRRVATTDVEFYKWTQWIFLRIYNAFFDAEQQKARPIAELEAEFASGERTLDDGRDWSALTAAERAEVIDAHRLVYRSDSLVNWCPGLGTVLANEEVTADGRSDRGNFPVFRKKLSQWMMRITAYSDRLVDDLELLDWSEQVKSMQRNWIGRSHGATVKFSVAELPIEVFTTRPDTLFGATYVVLAPEHELVDQLTTAFWPEGPNGEPVDPRWTGGAASPAEAVQAYRDAIASKSDLERQENKDKTGVFTGSYAVNPVNGAQVPVFIADYVLTGYGTGAIMAVPGHDQRDWEFATAFGLPIVEVVRAGEGNDDAAAGESAVDVTESAYAGDGFAVNSANVEGLDINGMAVDEAKRTVTEWLEGHGVGTGTIQYKLRDWLFARQRYWGEPFPVVYDDTGEAHGLPESMLPVELPEVEDYRPVSFDPDDRDSEPSPPLAKAVDWVNVELDLGDGLRHYSRDTNVMPQWAGSSWYQLRYIDPTNTEAFCDPENERYWMGPRPAEHGAADPGGVDLYVGGLEHAVLHLLYARFWHKVLFDLGHVSSKEPYRRLFNQGYIQAYAYTDDRGIYVPADDVVEREGGFYLVHADGTEQKVHREYGKMGKSLKNSVAPDDICEQYGADTLRVYEMSMGPLDASRAWATKDVVGAQRFLQRAWRLVVDEESGSVTVTDDEPDEATLRALHKAIAGVREDYAALHDNTAVAKLIEYTNHLTKAYPAGAPRAAVEPLVLMLGPVAPHLAEEMWSLLGHGDSLAHGPFPTADEKYLVEDTVEYPIQVNGKVRSRITVPADMAKADIEAAALADERIVELLGGAHPKKVIVVPGKMINVVK